TAGGACAGTTGCATCTTTACTTCTGTAATGTGATGGTCAGGTATTTCCTGTTGAACAGGATGTTGGGCGGGACAGTGAGGAATCAATTTAAACTGTAAACCAATGGGGAATCAGTCAAAGTGAAAGGTCATTGAGTTCATAGGAGAACAAGACGGGAACAAGCGACTTAGTATgtttttcagtgtcttgctcgTGGGCACTTTAGcgtgtggacaggaggaggttgGTCTTGAAGCGTGAGGTCACCATTTCAAGGACTTTTGTttctatttacatttcatttacatttatcaCCAAAACAACGTTGTGTATCATCGAGGTTTAACGCTGCGTTCATAAATCCGTAGCTCTGTGTTGCATTAAGTATGTCATTTACATTCTCCGCTCTGACTGGACTGCTGTTTTCTGACGTAGCCGGCGTGCTACACATGAGGACGttgtatttacatttgttgGTGAAATTGTTTTAACACAACAATGAGAGTTAATGTGACTGATCGGTCTGCGGTCCTGCCTCTGTGCTGGGAGCGAGCGCCTGCATTGGGTCGAGTTGAGTCTTTCTCAGCCCTCCCCAGATACGATTCACCTCCGTGTTTTCCAGGTTGCAGTTTTCTTCGTAACTTGTTGGCGCCTTCTTGGCGTGTTACAGCTGCCTGCTGTCGAAACCAGTGGCAGTATCACGTTGAGCATGCATCAGTGTGTTCGTGGGTTTGCCaaatgtctgtgtattatgttgaactagaatTAATTGGATcttggaactagctacctagcctagcagcctacgGCTACGTCACGcgtttcgttgctctgattggtcgtaGCGTCCAGAGGCAGTTTGGTCTGCGCCTGTTGATAATTAGGTCCCAGACTGATTTGCATTTGTGAATTGTTCTGCTGATGCCAGGCTACAGATTTCCAGGAGAGGACAGTTAACCCGAAATGTAAAATCCCTGTTTGGTCTTTTAAAATGGAAAggtttcatcctctgtggaGTATGAATGAATGACCGTCTGTTAGTGACAAACCAATTAGTCAGTGATTGTAGACGTCTTCTTGTGCTCTgggaaaatgaagaaagaaaccGTTACTGGCAGCTCAAACTATTTAGCAACACAGATGTGCCTGTGTTGACTTACTTTTCGTCCGCTGCTCACCGGCTTTGAACTGTTTTCTGACTTCATCCCATTTCTGTCATTGTCATCCTCATCACACTGTTGTTCTGAAGCTGTGCGAGTCATCAGATGTGTGAGAATAGTTTCGTCAGAGTTTGACTTGCCGGATGGATGCTGAGGCAGTTCAGTTCAGTCGTTGATCGCTAATAGTGACTGTAAGATGTCGACATCTCACCACGACATATTCATGTATTCAACATTTATTGTAATTGTGTCACAAATCAGCCGGATCAGCAGGAAGCCAACACTTCATGGCTGCTGAATAAGAATAAGCACTGTGTTCATGcagtatttctctctgaatttGTTGGCTGACGTTTGGGGTAAAGCTGAAattagagaaacaaaaaaaaggctggcgataaaaaagaataaaacataacGAATGACTTTAAAGTTTCCTTGTtaagtgtaaaatgtgtaatgCTCTGCACTTCtaaacttgttttatttcacgACATGCAGCAGAAAAGCAAAATGAAGCAGTTCAAAGTGATGAGTCGTCCACTACAGTAGCTGGGATTTGGTTCATGTTTTCAGTCCTGGCCCAGAACTGTGAGCTCGTTTACATTCCTGACACGGCTTTCTACGAGACACCTGTGAAACTATTACTGTTTGAGCCAGTTTCATGTCACGTACATGAAACAGTCCGACCCTGTGCActtaaaaatgtggaaaaacacaaaatccccCACCAAGCGCTGACTGAAAACTGGACtgaatgtgggttttttttaaccaaattgATGCTCACTGGCTCtgtaactgtaatgtaattgctgaaaaaataaaagatttgaaGCCAAATAATCCACCTGCAATTAATTCAGTGATATATCCATCACCCCACCCACGTGGTACCCACTCCAGGATCCCATCAGTCAGCAGTGATGCTGGGTCTGGTCAGACGTGAAACAGGCTTGAAACGTTCAGACAGGGCAGCAAAACGCTTTTGGCGCCTGGTGTGAAGTTACTCTTTAAGTTTACTGCTACTAGCAACCGCTAGCACAGCTTCTGTGGGTTGAACAAGACGTCAGAGGGACAGACACGTCAGTCACTGCCgattagttttatttatttgatttaatttttatttgtatagggaGAAGTATGCAGCATACATCAGTGCTGCAAACCACGGCGTCCCTAGATGGGCCTTTAAAAGACAGAACTCAACAACAGATACACAAGAgacaatacaaaacacaaagtcagaaaAAAGTCTGAGCAAACGgctaacatgaacatgaacatgatgtcAGACTGAATGATGTGGTGGAACGAAGTGACTGTGCTGTACGTTCATTACGtccagcctctgctgctttctgctcCGTAACCTGTTGGTGTCGCTTGTTTTCCTCCCTGCAGGTGAGTACATCAAGAACTGGCGACCGCGCTACTTTCTGCTGAAGACAGACGGCTCTTTCATCGGCTACAAGGACAAACCACAGGACTCTGACCTGGCCTACCCGCTCAACAACTTCTCTGTAGCAAGTGAGACGCGAACAGAGGCCTTCGTCACACATCTCGCACTCTAAAAAGAAATATCTGTGTAACGCCTCGCATCCATCTCTGTGTGACTTCCAGAATGTCAGCTGATGAAGACGGAGAGGCCCAAGCCAAACACCTTCATCATCCGCTGTCTGCAGTGGACCACCGTCATCGAGAGGACTTTTCACGTCGACACTCCTGATGAGAGGTGAGccttcagcctcctcctcctcctcctcagcagttTGTCTCACATATGAGTATTTAATCCATCAGAGGGAGAAATGAGGCGAAACCAGCCGATGAACAATATATCTATAAATATCATGGAACATACTGGCTACTGTTATTTCTGAGCTAgtaatgaaagagaaatgacCACCTGTCAATCTTTTTCTAAAAAAAGGTTctaaagaaaaggaaatctgTAAATAGTGTTgtagtgaaatgaatgaatattgtGTCTGTACATTTAGGCTGTAGCTACTGAACCTCTTTTGTTTGTATTGAGGATGAGGAGCACATATCTAACCGAATCGAAGGAAACGTGCTGTGCAGGTTTCATTTCCTTCATGCAGATATTCGGCTGTGAAACACATCGGCTTTCCTTATGTTAGTGATGGCTAACTCTTGGCTGCCTGTGCactgaaaaactaaataaagatgtgatgtaaaaaaaagaagaagagaggactCACTATTAACAGGACCAAACAAATCTGCAGTTCTGAGTCCTGAACCAGACTGGAGGCTTTTTGTGTTAAAGTCTCTTCACACAACAGGAGTCTGTCAACACAGtgagaagaaagacaggaagcGGGGGGTGTGGGGGCCGAGGCTGGGCGCCAAGTTTTGAAGGATTTCGTTCCAAAACACAATATAATGTATACATTATATGACTTGTTACCTGATGCTCTATGGTTTGTTATGTATAAGACTCGGCTAACAACATCCTCCAACCTCCGACATGCACGTGAGCAGCGGCCGTTTCGTCACAGCAGGTCTGTAGGTTTTTAGGAAGCTGGATATCTTGTGTTGGATTGGATTCAGAAactttctgttttgcttttatttactgTCCATTTGGTAGCAGACGGGTGAACTTTACCTCAGTTTCAGAAAGGCGAAATAAAAGATATCAGAATTTATCTTTATGTGTTTCCTGTGATTGACAGCCGACCTTCTAGCACTTTAAATGCGTTCATGTGATAAACTCTGCCTCTTCGGTGCAGCGGGCAGGTTAAAACAAGCAGAGACCTTCTTCTGAGGGCGCTCAATCAAACCTGAACCCTTTTGTTGATAGGCTAGTCCTGCTAAAGCTGGATTCATCCTTGACAGAAGGGCGTAACGGCAGTCCCACTGTCGAAGCCTACAGCATTATCATTGATTTATAGTAAAGCGTCAGATCGCAGGTCGTACGGTGCCACAGtgcctgtgtttacattcacttATAAATGCgagaaggtttgctgtgtctcatTACTGAATGCATTACGTATTACTGACGTCTAATGCTGTGCAGTTCccatgtttatgtatgtgttcactgtgatggagggggagggggggggttctccTTTACTGGACAAAGTGagagtgaagaggcagacaggaaatgacatgacatgcaacaaaggtcgcCAGCCAAATGAGGCGATTTCTGAGGCTTTTTTCAACTTGTTTAATCTTGGTCGTCATTATCAATAATCTCCACTGGCATCGGAAACAGGAGCAGATgaagctgaccaatcacagttcttgTGATCTGTATGTGGCATCTCTGCATCCGCTGTAGCTGCATTTTTTGAGATGGTGCACGTCTTCTGAGATGGTGCTGAGGCGTAGCTTAACCCCGTAACTATAAGTCCACCTTGAAGCTATTTCAAcgggttgtgtttttgttgagtgTTCAGTTCTTCAGTTTCAGCTGTAGTTAGCACTGCAGGTACAAAGGTGTGGAGGCTTATCTCTCGATGCAGTTATAAGATGTATGTGACCGTCTATAGTTTCAACTAGCTAGCTAGTCTCTCTCTTGGGCTTCTCCAGAGATTTGCTGCTGGTATTTTAACCTGTGGTTGTGTTCTGCAGGGACGAGTGGGCAGAGGCCATCCAGATGGTAGCTGAGTCTCTGgccaagcaggaggaggagggcatcCTGTGCAGCCCCACCTCCCAGATCGAGAACGTCAACGAGGAGGAGATGGACACCTCCATCAGCCACTACAAACGAAAGGTGAGTGTAGTCAAAGTATGAGACGAGGATGTGAGTGCGTTGAATGGTGGAGAACCAGTTTCTTCACACCatccctctgtttctttgtccAGACAATGAATGACTTTGACTATCTGAAGCTTCTGGGCAAAGGCACTTTTGGGAAAGTCATTCTGGTGAGGGAGAAGGCGAGTGGCACCTACTACGCCATGAAGATCCTCAAGAAGGAAGTCATCATAGCCAAGgtcctttttaatgttttcagcttttacttgccgctgctgttttgttgtctgtaaagcactttataTCTCGGTTTACCTTTTTTGAATACTAATTCATTTGATAACTTGAATGCAGTACACACCAACACTAAGATTACtggttaaaatgaaaatagcagAAGATCTAAATGCATTATTAGTTCAATGTCAAATATTTGGCATGTAAGTGTTAGTCCAGGAGGTTCATATTTAGAAAGATATTACAGATTGGTGATAAACTGGCATTAGCTTGACGTTCACTCACCTCCCTGCCAATTCCACCCTCAACCTTTTGACTAAAACCAGAAATCATCTGCAGACGAGCTCCTTTTGTCTCCTGATTAAtcactccctcttctcttttctttttttttttttttgtcacaggaTGAAGttgctcacacactcacagaaagtAGGGTATTAAAAAACACTCGGCATCCATTCCTAACTGTGAGTATCAGCATGTAGATCGCACGAAACATTACATGAAGACACACCTGTGTTACTTTTCGGTTTTAAAAAGAGAAGCAGTGGCCACCAACTTCAGCTCAAAGTCTCTTTTGTGTGGTGCAAAGAAGGAAGGATGCACTGAATCCAGAACACAAAGCTTCTGCTcttaaaaaacaatgtgtttgaaAGAAACGGCTGAGCTCGGCTGAGTTTAAAAGATGTGTATATATTGTGTTGCAGTCTCTGAAGTACTCGTTCCAGACTAAAGATCGGCTGTGCTTTGTAATGGAGTACGTCAAcggaggagaggtgagagatCAGTGAATCGcttttaaagaaatgtctttgatGCTGGCAGATGTTCCGTCTTATTTCAACATGGGAGTTATTTCAAGAAGTATTGAAGAATGTTGATTAACAACACGGTGAGATTCAAAGAGCTTTAACAGAAAGCAGTCACTCCTCTCACTGTGGCTTTAAGTCTTATTTGGAGAGTTGTAGGACTGGGGTGTCTGCTCCGTCGGGTTTATCAATTACAAGGCACCAGACAGAGATGCAAAATATCCTCAGGACTTATTATTCATTCCTTCTCAGTCAGAGACACGTGCATCGAGGAGTCGGCCATTTATTAGAAATGATTATACAGTTAGTTAGATAAACACATCCATGAACAACAAGTCTTTGTTAAATCAACAATAGCAAAAAGCCTGGCTCATAAGGTGGAGGCAGTGAGCGTAGACACATCTGCTGTACActgcatgaatatgattggaCGTTACTAGTCAGCTGATTCAGCCTGTGCTCATGAAGCATGCCAGTCAGCCAATGCAAACGGGACTTCAGTGCTGTGCCTGAACTAACGCTATGCTCCATTTCAGTGTCTATTTAGagacaaatatacagtattcaaTATGAATATTCTGCGTTATGTTCTGTCTAATGAGAAACAGGCCGGCTAGTATGTCTAATAATGCAGCTCATTGAATGTTTTGAAGGCGTTTTACTCTTTCTATTTCTGAAATGGGCTTTGATTCAgaactggctctgtactgtGTACATGTACTGCGTGTGTGACGCCAGCTTTCCTTTATCCACAGTATAATTTGCTTTAAACCAAAACCTACcgttgttttgagtgaaactgtGTGTTCTTTCTCAGCCCCTCCTGGGTTCCACTGCAGGAAGTATCCAGCAGTGATTTTGATCTTGATTACTGGATGAATCAACTTAGTACAACAACAGAGATGTCTGAGGGGTGTGaacttaaattgtttttttgtcttggcagctgtttttccatttgtcaaGAGAAAGAGTTTTTTCGGAGGACCGCACCCGTTTCTACGGCGCTGAGATCGTCTCTGCTCTAGACTACCTACATTCTGCCAAGATCGTCTATCGTGACCTAAAGGTAAACTACACCTGCTCTGAGTTTACAGTTATTAGTGTCACCTGTAGAAACCCGTCCAGATTGTGCACgtgagatggaaaaacaaagggttgtgttttttatttctcttgtcCTCCTCATCAGCTGGAGAACCTCATGTTGGACAAAGACGGCCACATCAAGATCACAGACTTCGGCCTCTGCAAAGAAGGCATCACAGACACTGCCACCATGAAGACCTTCTGTGGAACACCAGAGTACCTCGCtcctgaggtcagaggtcacactaAACAAAGAAGTAGAACAAAAGTTAGATCATTTGGATGTTGCCTATAAATAATTAACAACCAGAAAAATGAGACTGagaaagtttgttgtttttgtcctgtgAAGAAATCAGGAAAGaaactgtttgtctgtttgtcactAAGCGGCAACCACCAGCTTAACGTGGTAGCCAATGTGGAAGTACCCTGAAGATGTAGTTCCTCTAATGGGCGgctaaatgtttcttttttataagAAAAGTAGAATGTCTCAAACTAATTTCACTTCTTCTAATGTGGATCTTGGTGGAGATTTTGAAAGTTATTTTTCCATTAAAAGGATATGAAAGAGGATATCAGATATGTCGGGGTCGAAAAAAGTTACACTCGAAAGAAAAGATGCGCAGGTTGGTCTTGAACGATGGTTAAAAAGGCCTCTCTGGGTTTTAATACACGCCATCACTCAATGAGAGTGTGATGTCGTTCCAATGAACAGCTGCACCTGCAGATACAGAAAATATTAAGTTTCAGTGCAGCAACAAtttctttccctgtttttaAGCTTCTTAAGAGCAAATTTAAAGGAAATACTGGTGACTTTATGGTTTAATAGTATTGTATGTTATCAGGTGCTGGAGGACAACGACTACGGGCGGGCGGTGGACTGGTGGGGTTTGGGCGTGGTGACGTATGAGATGATGTGCGGCCGCCTGCCGTTCTACAACCAGGACCATGAGAAGCTGTTCGAGCTCATCCTCATGGAGGAGATCAAGTTCCCGCGAACCCTGTCGGCCGACGCCAAGTCGCTGCTGTCAGGGCTGCTCATCAAGGACCCCAACAAAcggtacgcacacacacacacacacacacacacacacacacacacacaccatcaccagGCTTCCATAATAAACATTGTGCAATGCCATGTTTTCTTACTCATTTTCATCAACTTGGAAAGGAAGAAAATGCGTCGCGGTTGTCACTGTGAAGTCTCCCGTCCTGTGCAGCCTGCAGACAGACGTGGTGTCAGCAGCCACTTCTATTCAGCGGCCATAGATGAGCTCCATTGGAGGGATGTAATAACGCTCCTGTGCAGGTGCCCTGATCAACCAGTTGGAGTTGCCACATGTTTATCATTCAAACTGCACTGAGCGGAAAAAACATGCTGACCCCTCTGAGGTTCATCCGGTGGTTTTCTGACATTGAGGAGGTTGAAATAGTGCAGGCAAAGTTGCGGACCGCTAGTACAACGTAACACTGAGTCCTGACGGTGGTTTCATGCTATTCTGACGATCGTAAAGGGTCAAGACATGTAGCACTGCATGTCAATTAACATTTTTAGATTATTTAAAAATCTCAAGGATAGTGTGTCGGTGAGACACAGCAAATGTAATCTTTCCCcttttacaagaaaactcctcAGGGTACCTCACATGTTTTGAGTTCCCAAAGATTATTAACTCTGCTCTTGGTGACGGGCCGTCATTGTGGCCGAGGGTTTTAAGCACTGTACATGTCCTCATACACAGATATTAACAGAGATGGTCATGTATcaattttacattacatttatttagctgacacttttatccaaagcgacttCCAGTAATTCAACCACATGGatacagaaacagaaggagTTCTCAGTCTGCGACGGTGTAgagtttctgctgtcctgatgtCAACGTGGAGCTCCTTCCGCCATTTGTTGAGCCAGGACCGCAAGCAGTTGTGATTTTGTTGAACGGCAGCTGGGCCCCCCCTCATAGTGAGGGAGCCAACAGTAGCAGAGCCTAGTGGACTGGCTGGTGGGCCCAAGCCATTCGCAGCCCTGTAGGCGAGTACGTGTCTTGAATCGGATTCCAGCGGCCACGCCGATGTTAAGACGAGAACAAAACCTCCAAATGATAATTGGTATTCAGCAAAAGTGCTGTTTGACAAAACTGGCTGGTGGCTGCTGTTAATTTCCCACTTTATCCCCGAGGccttttctgtctctaatgAAGAAACTGGTGAAAAGAGGCTACTGCAGCTTCAGAGAGCGAACTCGTTCACCCGGACGAGTTATTTTGGGATCAGTAGCAGGTGGATATTCTGGTTCCATTGATGGAGACTTTATAAGAGCAGTGCTTGATGTCTGACTTcgacgtcttcttcttctcttttctgacAGGCTGGGCGGCGGACCGGATGACGCTAAGGAGATCATGCGACACAGTTTCTTTGGCACCGTCGACTGGCAGGACGTCTACGACAAGAAGGTGAGAGCAGGATTTAGCTGCGAGACGTCATCCGATCTTCAGTGGTAATTTATTCAAACAGTGTACCTGAGATATTCTGGTAGCAGGGTTACCTAATTTTTCAAAAGAAGTCTGGCTGGGATGTAAACTCCAaaatagaacagaaaagaaaaaattacCTCATCTCTATCTCATTTCATCATAAAGCAGTCCAAACAGAACCAGGCacgtcttcttctctttgtttaACTTCCCAGCAACGTGTCAGTCAAGCTCTTTGTTCCTCGCTTCATGTGcacattaaatatttagaaaatgaatgtggTTTAGTCGTTTACCTGATGGAGTCACATGGTTTGGTTTGGATtcaatttttcttttaaaaaaaacaaacttgtttcTGCCTTTCTAATACTGTTCTTACGTCCAAGTCATAATTATGACTGGGAAACCTCCCAGTGCTGATTTAAACACCAGTGCTGGTGCTAATTTAA
The sequence above is a segment of the Enoplosus armatus isolate fEnoArm2 chromosome 2, fEnoArm2.hap1, whole genome shotgun sequence genome. Coding sequences within it:
- the akt3b gene encoding RAC-gamma serine/threonine-protein kinase isoform X3, which produces MSDQNVVKEGWVQKRGEYIKNWRPRYFLLKTDGSFIGYKDKPQDSDLAYPLNNFSVAKCQLMKTERPKPNTFIIRCLQWTTVIERTFHVDTPDERDEWAEAIQMVAESLAKQEEEGILCSPTSQIENVNEEEMDTSISHYKRKVSVTMNDFDYLKLLGKGTFGKVILVREKASGTYYAMKILKKEVIIAKDEVAHTLTESRVLKNTRHPFLTSLKYSFQTKDRLCFVMEYVNGGELFFHLSRERVFSEDRTRFYGAEIVSALDYLHSAKIVYRDLKVLEDNDYGRAVDWWGLGVVTYEMMCGRLPFYNQDHEKLFELILMEEIKFPRTLSADAKSLLSGLLIKDPNKRLGGGPDDAKEIMRHSFFGTVDWQDVYDKKLVPPFQPQVSSETDTRYFDEEFTAQTITITPPEKYDEDGMDAADNERRPHFPQFSYSASGRE
- the akt3b gene encoding RAC-gamma serine/threonine-protein kinase isoform X2, translated to MSDQNVVKEGWVQKRGEYIKNWRPRYFLLKTDGSFIGYKDKPQDSDLAYPLNNFSVAKCQLMKTERPKPNTFIIRCLQWTTVIERTFHVDTPDERDEWAEAIQMVAESLAKQEEEGILCSPTSQIENVNEEEMDTSISHYKRKTMNDFDYLKLLGKGTFGKVILVREKASGTYYAMKILKKEVIIAKDEVAHTLTESRVLKNTRHPFLTSLKYSFQTKDRLCFVMEYVNGGELFFHLSRERVFSEDRTRFYGAEIVSALDYLHSAKIVYRDLKLENLMLDKDGHIKITDFGLCKEGITDTATMKTFCGTPEYLAPEVLEDNDYGRAVDWWGLGVVTYEMMCGRLPFYNQDHEKLFELILMEEIKFPRTLSADAKSLLSGLLIKDPNKRLGGGPDDAKEIMRHSFFGTVDWQDVYDKKLVPPFQPQVSSETDTRYFDEEFTAQTITITPPEKYDEDGMDAADNERRPHFPQFSYSASGRE
- the akt3b gene encoding RAC-gamma serine/threonine-protein kinase isoform X1, with the translated sequence MSDQNVVKEGWVQKRGEYIKNWRPRYFLLKTDGSFIGYKDKPQDSDLAYPLNNFSVAKCQLMKTERPKPNTFIIRCLQWTTVIERTFHVDTPDERDEWAEAIQMVAESLAKQEEEGILCSPTSQIENVNEEEMDTSISHYKRKVSVTMNDFDYLKLLGKGTFGKVILVREKASGTYYAMKILKKEVIIAKDEVAHTLTESRVLKNTRHPFLTSLKYSFQTKDRLCFVMEYVNGGELFFHLSRERVFSEDRTRFYGAEIVSALDYLHSAKIVYRDLKLENLMLDKDGHIKITDFGLCKEGITDTATMKTFCGTPEYLAPEVLEDNDYGRAVDWWGLGVVTYEMMCGRLPFYNQDHEKLFELILMEEIKFPRTLSADAKSLLSGLLIKDPNKRLGGGPDDAKEIMRHSFFGTVDWQDVYDKKLVPPFQPQVSSETDTRYFDEEFTAQTITITPPEKYDEDGMDAADNERRPHFPQFSYSASGRE